GCCCGTGTTTGCGCGCCAGGTCAGGCAAGGCCTCGAGGCCGGTCTGGGAGTAGGTGCGGATGCACTCAAAACGCGTGGCCAGCAGTGCCAGGTCGGCGTTCATGCGCTCGGGGCGCAGTTTGAAGGGCTGGTCGAACGGCGATTGGTCCTTGTCGAACGGTGTGTAGGACGCGCATTGCAGCTTGTGGCTGGCGCTGGCCACATCCGGCAGCACTACCGGCTGGCCAAGGCCGTACCAGTAGCCACCGAGGGCGAACAGGCCGAGCAGCAAGGCAAATACATAAGGCAGCAAGGGGAAGCGAGCAGTCGCGGTCATGGTCAGGCCGTGTGGGAGCAAAGGCGCGCATGTTACCTGTATTTGCCGGTTTTCAGTGGGGTCGCATAATTTTGACATGCAAAGTTTGGGCGGAATTTTGACGGGATTTCCTACAGTTCGTCCTGCTGGCAACTTGATGTCGTTTCTTGCTTACCCGAGGTCGTAGTCAGAGCAGGTCGCCGGGGGCGGCGGGTTGATGATCCTACAGCACCATAGAACAACAGGTTGACGTCGCTCGGCATCCGTCGGGCGCAGCACTTTCGGGGATGCACTATGAAGATGCGACGACTCTTGGGCGCAGCTGCCACGTTGGTAGTTGCGATGGGTTCCACACTGGCCAGCGCCGACAGCAAGACCCTGAGCATCGGCTATGTGGACGGCTGGTCGGACAGTGTTGCCACCACCCACGTGGCGGCTGAGGTGATCAAGCAAAAGCTCGGTTATGACGTGAAACTGCAGGCAGTTGCCACCGGGATCATGTGGCAGGGCGTGGCCACCGGCAAACTCGACGCCATGCTCTCGGCCTGGCTGCCGGTCACTCACGGCGAGTATTGGACCAAGAACAAGGACAAGGTGGTCGACTACGGCCCCAACTTCAAGGATGCGAAGATCGGCTTGATCGTACCGGAGTACGTCAAGGCCAAGTCCATCGAGGACTTGAAGACCGACACCACCTTCAAGAACAAGATTGTTGGCATCGATGCCGGTTCAGGCGTGATGCTCAAGACTGACGAGGCCATCAAGCAATACGGGCTGGACTATAAGCTGCAAGCCAGCTCCGGGGCGGCAATGATCGCGGAATTGACCCGTGCCGAAGACAAGCAGGACTCCATCGCGGTGACCGGCTGGGTGCCGCACTGGATGTTCGCCAAGTGGAAACTGCGTTTCCTTGAAGATCCAAAAGGCATTTATGGCGCCGCCGAGACGGTCAATAGCATCGGCAGCAAGGGCCTGGAAAAGAAAGCCCCGGAAGTCGCGGCATTCCTGAAGAAATTCCAGTGGGCCTCCAAGGATGAAATCGGCGAAGTGATGCTGGCTATTCAGGAAGGTGCCAAGCCTGATGCGGCGGCCAAGGATTGGGTGGCCAAGCATCCTGAGCGTGTGGCTGAGTGGACCGCCAATTAATCGGATAAACCTGTAGGAGCGAGCTTGCTCGCGAAGAACGCAAAGACACCGCAAGCATCCAGGATGTGCGCGTTATCGTTGATGTTTTTCGCGAGCAAGCTCGCTCCTACAATTGTTTCTGCCGCGCCGTAAACCCTCGCTACACTGGTTCTAAGACTAAGGTCGTCTGGAACCTGTCCTGCAGCCGCATACAGTGGATACGTTCCGATAATAAAAAAGCTGTGCTGCGAGGATAAAAACAATGAATGACAGCATTTACCTCTCGATTCAAAACAGCCCGCGCTTCAAGGAGCTGGTAAGAAAAAGGGAAAAGTTCGCCTGGATTCTCTCGGCGATCATGCTAGGGCTTTACTCCGGATTCATCCTGTTGATCGCTTATGGACCCCAAGTGCTGGGGGCCAAGATCAGTCCTGAATCGTCCATAACCTGGGGGATCCCTATCGGGGTGGGGCTGATTGTCTCGGCCTTTGTTCTCACAGGCATCTACGTGCGACGCGCCAACGGCGAATTCGACGACCTGAACAATGCGATTCTCAAGGAGGCTGCGCAATGATCCGTCGTCTATTGGCTGTATTCGGCGCTTCGCTTTTTGCTCCTGCTGTTTGGGCGGCGGATGCATTGACCGGTGAAGTGCACAAGCAACCGCTGAACATCGCAGCGATCCTGATGTTTGTCGCCTTCGTCGGCGCAACATTGTGCATTACCTACTGGGCATCCAAACGTAACAACTCGGCGGCCGACTACTATGCCGCGGGTGGCAAGATCACCGGATTCCAGAACGGCCTGGCGATCGCCGGTGACTATATGTCGGCGGCGTCTTTCCTGGGGATTTCCGCACTGGTGTTCACCTCTGGCTACGATGGCCTGATCTACTCGATCGGCTTCCTGGTGGGCTGGCCGATCATTCTGTTCCTGATCGCCGAGCGCCTGCGTAACCTGGGCAAGTACACGTTTGCCGACGTGGCGTCCTATCGTCTCGGGCAAACCCAGATCCGCAGCCTGTCGGCCTGTGGTTCGCTGGTGGTGGTGGCGTTCTACCTGATCGCGCAGATGGTCGGCGCGGGCAAGCTGATCCAACTGCTGTTCGGCCTTGATTACCATGTAGCGGTGATCCTGGTGGGCATCCTGATGTGCCTCTATGTGTTGTTCGGCGGCATGCTGGCCACCACTTGGGTGCAGATCATCAAGGCGGTGCTGCTGCTGTCCGGTGCCTCGTTCATGGCGCTGATGGTGATGAAGCACGTCAACTTCGACTTCAACGTACTGTTCTCCGAGGCGATCAAGGTCCACCCTAAAGGCGAGGCGATCATGAGCC
The Pseudomonas hygromyciniae genome window above contains:
- a CDS encoding glycine betaine ABC transporter substrate-binding protein, whose protein sequence is MKMRRLLGAAATLVVAMGSTLASADSKTLSIGYVDGWSDSVATTHVAAEVIKQKLGYDVKLQAVATGIMWQGVATGKLDAMLSAWLPVTHGEYWTKNKDKVVDYGPNFKDAKIGLIVPEYVKAKSIEDLKTDTTFKNKIVGIDAGSGVMLKTDEAIKQYGLDYKLQASSGAAMIAELTRAEDKQDSIAVTGWVPHWMFAKWKLRFLEDPKGIYGAAETVNSIGSKGLEKKAPEVAAFLKKFQWASKDEIGEVMLAIQEGAKPDAAAKDWVAKHPERVAEWTAN
- a CDS encoding DUF485 domain-containing protein codes for the protein MNDSIYLSIQNSPRFKELVRKREKFAWILSAIMLGLYSGFILLIAYGPQVLGAKISPESSITWGIPIGVGLIVSAFVLTGIYVRRANGEFDDLNNAILKEAAQ